Proteins from a single region of Shinella zoogloeoides:
- a CDS encoding LysR family transcriptional regulator: MTLSLRQIRYFVATAELGQISQAAIDLSISQSAITTAIKELERTVGVGLFLRTPHGMDLTPAGRQFLSHAYEILKKVDEATHLNVVSSTVEGTLTVAATYTVIGYFLPLHIERLRRLFPKLEIQLFELNRESIEEGLLSNRYDMSVLLTSNILNPALVTEKVLSSTRRLWLPAAHPLLQAETVGLKEIADEPYIMLTVDEAAHSALKYWSATPYQPRVILRTSSVEAVRSLVANGQGVAILSDMVHRPWSLEGRRIETVNISDPVPAMDVGLAWRRNMELTPPMLAFRSYFQQAFHLPER; encoded by the coding sequence GTGACGCTCAGCCTCCGCCAGATCCGCTACTTCGTCGCCACCGCCGAACTTGGTCAGATATCGCAGGCCGCGATAGACCTCTCGATTTCCCAGTCGGCCATCACGACGGCCATAAAGGAGCTGGAACGGACCGTGGGTGTCGGCCTTTTCCTGCGCACCCCGCACGGGATGGATCTGACGCCCGCCGGGCGGCAGTTCCTTTCGCACGCCTACGAGATTCTGAAGAAGGTGGACGAGGCGACGCATCTCAATGTCGTCAGCAGCACGGTAGAGGGCACACTGACCGTCGCAGCGACCTATACCGTGATCGGCTATTTCCTGCCGCTGCACATCGAGCGGCTGCGCCGGCTCTTTCCAAAGTTGGAAATCCAGCTCTTCGAGCTCAACCGCGAATCCATCGAGGAAGGACTTCTGAGCAACCGCTACGATATGTCGGTGCTGCTGACCTCGAACATCCTCAACCCTGCGCTGGTAACCGAGAAGGTGCTCAGCTCGACGCGCCGGCTCTGGCTGCCTGCGGCGCATCCGCTGTTGCAGGCCGAAACGGTCGGCCTGAAGGAGATCGCCGACGAACCCTATATCATGCTGACGGTCGATGAAGCTGCCCATTCCGCCCTCAAATACTGGAGCGCGACCCCCTATCAGCCGCGTGTGATCCTGCGCACATCATCGGTGGAGGCGGTGCGCTCGCTGGTCGCCAACGGCCAGGGCGTCGCCATCCTCTCCGACATGGTGCACCGGCCCTGGTCGCTGGAGGGCAGGCGCATCGAGACGGTCAACATCAGCGACCCCGTGCCCGCCATGGACGTCGGCCTCGCCTGGCGACGGAACATGGAGCTGACGCCGCCCATGCTCGCCTTCCGCTCCTATTTCCAGCAGGCTTTCCACCTGCCGGAACGCTGA
- the capA gene encoding caprolactamase subunit alpha, translating into MTMHSYRLGIDAGGTFTDFVIADRASGEVKLFKALSTPSDPTRAIENGLGLIAADLGKPIGEIIANCDLCINGTTVGLNALITHRGGRTGLICTAGHEDSIEIRNGHKEDGYRYDPDYPAATMLVPRYLRRGVRERILSDGSVRTPLHEEDVREACRLFLKEGVETVAISFVWSVLDPSHERRAAQIVREMMPDAILTVGSELYPQVREYTRTSTAVTNAYLAPVMRRYITAVDAYFRSLGAKQPVRYFQSNGGLAVGQVMTDRSVYAINSGPASAPQAGLYAGAPFGHRNVITVDMGGTSFDITLTRNGQTNLNKNIDFLRYRIGVPMIQVETLGAGGGSIGWVDPLGLLQVGPQSAGSEPGPACYGRGGVEPTTSDANLVLGYLNPEGLLGGKLPLDVGKARAAAARVADPLGISVEQAAYGMFAIVNNNMVNGIRRVSVERGYDPRDFVLVGAGGATAAHITALAREMGIDTIILPKLASGLCAFGQIISDVKYNYMAPAPVRLDNAAAYTRIDSLFQEIEAKGVLHLEADGFVPDAIDIKRSIDMRYVGQVHECTVDIGTFPIDETTIEQVKDAFHARHEELYTYAERHSAVEVVNLESTLYGRIEKVRPPTLAAGGTAEQALKGHRDAIFDQSGKATSTPVYDGAKFGAGARIHGPAIIEEVTTTIVIEPGWTSVLHESGSYLLTRER; encoded by the coding sequence ATGACCATGCACTCCTATCGCCTCGGCATCGACGCCGGCGGCACTTTCACCGACTTCGTCATCGCCGACCGGGCGTCGGGTGAGGTCAAGCTGTTCAAGGCCCTCTCCACCCCATCCGATCCTACCAGGGCGATCGAGAACGGTCTCGGGCTGATCGCGGCAGACCTTGGAAAGCCGATTGGCGAGATCATCGCCAACTGCGACCTCTGCATCAACGGAACGACCGTCGGCCTCAATGCACTCATCACCCATCGCGGTGGCAGGACGGGGCTTATCTGCACGGCGGGCCACGAGGATTCCATCGAAATCCGCAATGGGCACAAGGAGGATGGCTACCGCTACGACCCGGATTATCCGGCCGCGACGATGCTTGTCCCACGCTACCTCCGGCGCGGCGTACGCGAGCGCATTCTGTCCGACGGTTCGGTTCGCACGCCGCTGCACGAGGAGGATGTGCGCGAGGCCTGCCGGCTGTTCTTGAAGGAAGGCGTGGAGACGGTCGCAATTTCCTTCGTCTGGTCGGTGCTCGATCCGTCGCATGAGCGGCGCGCGGCGCAGATCGTGCGCGAGATGATGCCGGATGCGATCCTGACGGTGGGCAGCGAACTTTACCCGCAGGTGCGCGAATATACGCGGACCTCTACAGCCGTGACGAATGCCTATCTCGCTCCCGTCATGCGCCGCTACATCACGGCGGTCGACGCCTATTTCCGTTCGCTCGGGGCCAAGCAGCCGGTGCGGTATTTCCAGTCGAACGGGGGGCTTGCGGTCGGCCAGGTGATGACGGATCGCTCGGTCTACGCAATCAACTCCGGCCCGGCCTCAGCGCCGCAGGCCGGCCTTTATGCGGGTGCGCCCTTCGGCCACAGGAACGTCATCACCGTCGACATGGGCGGTACGTCCTTCGACATCACGCTTACCCGAAACGGTCAGACCAACCTCAACAAGAACATCGATTTCCTTCGCTACCGCATCGGCGTGCCGATGATCCAGGTGGAAACGCTGGGCGCGGGTGGCGGCTCGATCGGCTGGGTGGATCCGCTCGGCCTGCTTCAGGTCGGTCCGCAATCGGCCGGCTCGGAGCCGGGACCGGCCTGCTATGGCCGGGGCGGCGTTGAACCCACCACGTCCGACGCCAATCTCGTACTCGGCTATCTCAACCCCGAGGGGCTGCTCGGGGGCAAGCTGCCGCTCGATGTCGGCAAGGCGCGGGCGGCGGCGGCGCGGGTCGCCGACCCCCTCGGTATTTCCGTCGAACAGGCGGCCTATGGCATGTTCGCCATCGTCAACAACAACATGGTCAATGGTATCCGGCGCGTCTCGGTCGAGCGCGGCTACGACCCTCGCGATTTCGTGCTGGTCGGAGCCGGGGGCGCGACCGCGGCGCACATCACGGCGTTGGCGCGGGAAATGGGTATCGACACGATCATCCTGCCCAAGCTCGCCTCGGGCCTGTGCGCTTTCGGCCAGATCATCTCCGACGTGAAGTACAACTACATGGCTCCGGCGCCCGTGCGTCTCGACAATGCGGCCGCCTATACGCGCATCGACAGCCTCTTCCAGGAGATCGAGGCGAAGGGTGTCCTGCATCTTGAGGCCGACGGCTTTGTGCCTGACGCCATCGATATCAAGCGCTCTATCGACATGCGCTATGTCGGGCAGGTGCATGAATGCACCGTCGATATCGGCACCTTCCCGATCGACGAGACGACCATCGAGCAGGTCAAGGATGCTTTCCACGCCCGGCACGAGGAGCTTTACACCTATGCCGAGCGCCACAGCGCAGTCGAGGTGGTGAACCTAGAATCCACGCTCTACGGCCGTATCGAGAAGGTGCGCCCGCCGACGCTCGCCGCCGGCGGTACGGCCGAGCAGGCGCTGAAGGGTCATCGCGACGCGATCTTTGACCAGTCCGGCAAGGCGACGTCGACGCCGGTCTATGACGGCGCGAAGTTTGGCGCAGGCGCACGGATCCACGGCCCGGCCATCATTGAGGAGGTGACGACGACCATCGTTATCGAGCCGGGCTGGACGAGCGTGCTGCACGAAAGCGGCAGCTACCTGCTGACGCGGGAGCGCTGA
- a CDS encoding hydantoinase B/oxoprolinase family protein: protein MPSKVSASWGHANGLNIAGRDSRTNEEFVTMVLATIISGGGATPKQDGWHAVGPECCFGALTSGDVELLEYSYPIVIHRYSLMTDSGGAGKFRGGSGTAWEVEPLNGDMLCIGFGEGRRIPAMGAAGAISAMTDTKVGRVELRRDGKVQVERKNIIETIRPGETITNLNPGGGGFGNPFERPVEKVVSDVRNGLVSIEGARLDYGVAIADSQTLAVDAAETERLRAIL, encoded by the coding sequence GTGCCCTCCAAGGTCTCGGCCTCCTGGGGACATGCCAACGGCCTCAATATTGCCGGGCGCGACTCCCGCACGAACGAGGAGTTCGTAACCATGGTCCTTGCCACCATCATCTCCGGCGGCGGGGCGACCCCGAAGCAGGACGGCTGGCATGCTGTCGGCCCGGAATGCTGCTTCGGGGCGCTCACCTCGGGTGACGTGGAGCTGCTCGAGTATTCTTATCCGATCGTAATCCACCGCTATTCTCTGATGACCGATTCCGGTGGCGCCGGGAAGTTCCGCGGTGGTTCGGGCACGGCCTGGGAGGTTGAGCCGCTCAACGGCGACATGCTGTGCATCGGATTCGGCGAGGGCCGCCGTATTCCGGCGATGGGGGCGGCCGGTGCGATCTCGGCCATGACGGACACCAAGGTAGGGCGTGTCGAATTGCGCCGCGATGGAAAGGTCCAGGTCGAGCGCAAGAACATCATCGAGACCATTCGGCCGGGTGAGACGATCACCAATCTCAACCCTGGCGGCGGCGGCTTCGGCAATCCCTTCGAGCGGCCGGTGGAAAAGGTCGTCTCGGATGTGCGCAACGGCCTCGTGTCCATTGAGGGGGCACGGCTCGATTACGGCGTCGCCATCGCGGACTCGCAGACCCTTGCGGTCGACGCGGCCGAGACCGAACGGCTCAGGGCCATTCTCTAA
- the istB gene encoding IS21-like element helper ATPase IstB: protein MSTEAPDILLAHYLKTLKLPTFQREHQKLARLCATEGVDHVGYLFRLAEREMIERDRRKVERRIKAAKFPIVKSLDSFDFTAIPKLNKMQVLELARCEWIERRENVIALGPSGTGKTHVALGLGLAACQKGLSVGFTTAAALVSEMMEARDERRLLRFQKQMAGYKLLIIDELGFVPLSKTGAELLFELISQRYERGATLITSNLPFDEWTETLGSERLTGALLDRVTHHVNILEMNGDSYRLAQSRARKAG from the coding sequence ATGAGCACCGAAGCACCCGACATCCTGCTCGCCCACTATCTCAAGACCCTGAAGCTGCCGACCTTCCAGCGCGAGCACCAGAAGCTGGCCCGGTTATGCGCCACCGAAGGCGTCGATCATGTCGGATACCTGTTCCGGCTTGCCGAACGGGAGATGATCGAACGGGACCGCCGCAAGGTCGAACGTCGGATCAAGGCGGCTAAATTCCCGATCGTCAAAAGCCTCGACAGCTTCGACTTCACAGCCATCCCCAAGCTGAACAAGATGCAGGTGCTGGAACTGGCCCGCTGTGAATGGATCGAGCGCCGGGAGAACGTCATTGCGCTGGGCCCGAGCGGCACGGGTAAGACGCATGTCGCGCTCGGTCTCGGCCTGGCCGCGTGCCAGAAAGGCCTGTCCGTCGGGTTCACGACAGCGGCCGCCCTGGTCAGCGAGATGATGGAGGCCCGCGACGAACGGCGTCTTCTTCGGTTCCAGAAACAGATGGCCGGCTACAAGCTGCTCATCATCGACGAGCTGGGCTTTGTGCCGCTGTCAAAGACCGGCGCGGAATTGCTGTTCGAGCTGATCTCGCAACGCTACGAGCGCGGGGCCACCCTGATCACCAGCAATCTTCCATTTGACGAATGGACGGAAACCCTGGGGTCCGAACGATTGACCGGCGCTCTGCTCGATCGCGTTACCCACCACGTCAACATCCTCGAGATGAACGGCGACAGCTATCGCCTCGCTCAAAGTCGAGCCCGAAAGGCCGGCTAA
- the istA gene encoding IS21 family transposase, whose protein sequence is MELYLRVRLAVSEGMKQRQAAKHFNISRETVAKMLAYSTPPGYQRRSPIRRPKLDAFVSTIEHWLDEDLKMPLKQRHTAKRVFDRLRDECGFTGGYTIIKDYIRERDQRRQEVFVPLSHPPGHAQADFGEATVVIGGVEQKARFFVLDLPHSDGCYVRAYPAAVAEAWVDGHIHAFAFFGAVPQSIVYDNDRCLVAKILPDGTRKRAALFSGFLSHYLIRDRYGRPGKGNDKGNVEGLVGYARRNFMVPIPQFATWDAFNAFLEEQCRKRQRDKLRGESETIGERLQRDLAAMRPLPASPFDACDQASARVTAQSLVRYKTNDYSVPVAYGHQDVWVRGYVNEVVIGCRGEIIARHPRCWEREDVVFDPVHYLPLIEQKINALDQAAPLQGWNLPDEFATLRRLMEGRMAKHGRREYVQVLRLLESFDLADLHAAVKQAIQLGAIGFDAVKHLILCRVERRPPRLDLSIYPYLPRATVEKTSAKAYMRLLSSDAGEAA, encoded by the coding sequence GTGGAACTTTATTTGAGGGTTCGCCTGGCTGTTTCGGAAGGGATGAAGCAGCGTCAGGCCGCGAAGCATTTCAACATCTCGCGAGAGACCGTGGCCAAGATGTTGGCCTATTCGACACCACCCGGCTATCAGCGTCGATCACCGATCCGGCGTCCGAAGCTGGATGCGTTTGTTTCGACGATCGAGCATTGGCTCGACGAAGATCTGAAGATGCCGCTAAAGCAACGCCATACTGCCAAGCGTGTGTTCGACCGCCTGCGTGATGAGTGCGGTTTCACCGGCGGCTACACGATCATCAAGGACTACATACGCGAGCGGGATCAGCGTCGGCAGGAGGTGTTCGTGCCGTTGTCGCATCCGCCCGGCCATGCGCAGGCCGACTTTGGCGAGGCGACGGTGGTGATCGGCGGCGTCGAGCAAAAGGCGCGTTTCTTCGTGCTGGATCTGCCGCATAGCGACGGCTGCTACGTGCGGGCCTATCCTGCGGCGGTGGCCGAGGCCTGGGTCGACGGCCACATCCATGCATTCGCCTTCTTCGGGGCCGTGCCGCAGTCGATCGTCTATGACAATGACCGTTGCCTGGTGGCCAAGATCCTGCCCGACGGCACACGCAAGCGGGCGGCGTTGTTCAGCGGCTTCCTGTCCCACTACCTGATCCGGGATCGCTATGGCCGTCCGGGAAAGGGCAACGATAAAGGGAATGTCGAGGGACTCGTCGGTTATGCCCGACGTAATTTTATGGTGCCGATCCCGCAGTTTGCGACATGGGATGCGTTCAACGCCTTTCTGGAAGAGCAGTGCCGCAAACGCCAGCGCGACAAGCTGCGCGGTGAGAGTGAGACAATCGGGGAGCGGCTACAGCGTGATCTGGCGGCCATGCGTCCGTTACCGGCGTCTCCCTTCGATGCCTGCGACCAGGCCAGCGCCAGGGTGACAGCCCAGTCGCTGGTGCGCTACAAGACCAACGACTATTCCGTACCGGTCGCCTATGGCCATCAGGACGTCTGGGTCCGGGGCTATGTCAATGAGGTGGTGATCGGCTGCCGCGGCGAGATCATTGCCCGTCATCCGCGATGCTGGGAACGGGAAGACGTCGTCTTCGATCCCGTTCATTATCTGCCGCTGATCGAGCAGAAGATCAATGCGCTGGATCAGGCGGCTCCACTCCAGGGCTGGAACCTGCCGGACGAGTTCGCGACGCTGCGCCGCCTGATGGAAGGCCGCATGGCAAAGCATGGCCGACGGGAATACGTGCAGGTTCTGCGCCTGCTGGAGAGCTTCGACCTTGCGGACCTGCATGCGGCCGTGAAGCAGGCGATACAGCTCGGTGCGATCGGCTTCGATGCGGTCAAGCATCTGATCCTGTGCCGGGTCGAGCGCCGGCCACCGCGGTTGGATCTGTCGATCTATCCCTACCTGCCGCGGGCGACGGTCGAGAAGACCTCAGCGAAAGCGTATATGCGCCTCCTGTCGTCTGATGCGGGAGAGGCGGCATGA
- a CDS encoding M23 family metallopeptidase, which translates to MTTYRNMIRSLGNEPPILADGRKAPDRREISLRWLSGTFLTGITSSILMGVALFAALDGRQQLAIPAEAFAALGTLTQTNKTGETAKRGERVLEPTVVAKPADKKIMEISTMIHDGEKEVVRRQPFAHVKMALAANHATSEDYPRFDPLAIFSTNGKDAAPASRMGTIYGSDVESEVALQTDAFPTGGSPLDYADQMSIEEVEENVRTNGSVLTDGSSQVASLYYVDPQRFASDSSDLDLMGLTARVVEENMSVSTFDTLTPDDTEYADDVIPVRRAADIDDVMTAAGYTKAQADDLSAYLEDQLGSRKLAEGDVMRICISQKGKEANIVRASVYSRGRHVVTAALDDSGRFVHGAEPPELDAVATAFDDDGRPTIIAGRDLPRVYDGIYRAALSYGMGQDMTSEVIRILASNVDFQAQLRPTDSLEAFFSVTDENGTATEDSEILFLDAKFGDTETRVYRFQNPEDDSVDYYDGEGKSIRQFLLRNPVPNGTFRSGFGMRRHPILGFSRMHTGVDWAAPRGTPIIAAGNGVVEKAGWDSGGYGNQTLIRHANGYVSSYNHQSAIAKGIKPGVKVRQGQVIGFVGTTGLSTGPHLHYELIVNGNKVDALKIRLPGGKSLEGKALAQFEVERQRIDDLLGRGDATQVAETH; encoded by the coding sequence ATGACCACATACCGGAACATGATCCGATCCCTCGGCAACGAACCGCCGATCCTCGCCGACGGGCGCAAGGCGCCCGACCGTCGGGAAATCTCCCTTCGCTGGCTCTCCGGCACCTTCCTCACCGGCATCACCTCTTCCATTCTCATGGGGGTCGCGCTTTTCGCCGCGCTCGACGGGCGCCAGCAGCTCGCCATTCCGGCCGAGGCCTTCGCCGCGCTCGGCACGCTTACCCAGACGAACAAGACCGGCGAGACGGCCAAGCGCGGCGAACGCGTGCTGGAGCCGACCGTCGTCGCCAAGCCGGCCGATAAGAAGATCATGGAAATTTCCACCATGATCCATGACGGCGAGAAGGAAGTGGTGCGCCGCCAGCCCTTCGCCCATGTGAAGATGGCGCTGGCCGCCAACCACGCCACGAGCGAGGACTATCCGCGCTTCGATCCGCTGGCGATCTTCTCGACGAACGGCAAGGACGCCGCCCCCGCCTCGCGCATGGGCACGATCTATGGTTCCGACGTCGAATCCGAGGTCGCGCTCCAGACGGACGCCTTCCCGACCGGCGGCTCGCCGCTCGACTATGCCGACCAGATGTCGATCGAGGAAGTCGAGGAGAACGTGCGCACCAACGGATCGGTGCTGACCGACGGCAGCTCGCAGGTCGCGTCCCTCTATTATGTCGACCCCCAGCGCTTCGCCTCCGACAGTTCCGATCTCGACCTCATGGGCCTGACGGCCCGCGTGGTCGAGGAGAACATGAGCGTATCGACCTTCGACACGTTGACGCCCGACGACACCGAATATGCCGACGACGTGATTCCGGTGCGCCGCGCGGCCGATATCGACGACGTCATGACGGCTGCCGGCTACACCAAGGCGCAGGCCGACGACCTTTCCGCCTATCTCGAAGACCAGCTCGGCAGCAGGAAGCTTGCCGAGGGCGACGTGATGCGCATCTGCATATCGCAGAAGGGCAAGGAAGCGAACATCGTCAGGGCCAGCGTCTATTCGCGCGGCCGCCATGTGGTGACCGCGGCGCTGGATGACAGCGGCCGCTTCGTACACGGCGCCGAACCGCCGGAGCTGGACGCCGTGGCGACCGCCTTCGACGACGACGGCCGGCCGACGATCATCGCCGGGCGCGACCTGCCCCGCGTCTATGACGGCATCTACCGGGCGGCTCTCTCCTACGGCATGGGCCAGGACATGACCTCCGAGGTCATCCGCATCCTTGCCAGCAATGTCGATTTCCAGGCGCAGCTCCGGCCGACGGATTCGCTGGAGGCCTTCTTCTCCGTCACCGACGAGAACGGCACGGCGACGGAGGATTCGGAAATCCTCTTCCTCGACGCCAAGTTCGGCGACACGGAGACCCGCGTCTATCGCTTCCAGAACCCGGAAGACGATTCCGTCGATTATTACGACGGCGAGGGCAAGAGCATCCGGCAGTTCCTGCTGCGCAATCCGGTTCCGAACGGCACCTTCCGCTCCGGCTTCGGCATGCGACGCCATCCGATCCTCGGCTTCTCGCGCATGCATACCGGCGTCGACTGGGCCGCCCCGCGCGGCACGCCGATCATCGCCGCCGGCAACGGCGTCGTCGAAAAGGCGGGCTGGGATTCGGGCGGTTACGGCAACCAGACGCTGATCCGCCACGCCAACGGTTACGTCTCCTCCTACAATCACCAGAGCGCCATCGCCAAGGGCATCAAGCCGGGCGTGAAGGTTCGGCAGGGTCAGGTGATCGGCTTTGTCGGCACGACCGGCCTTTCGACCGGCCCGCATCTGCATTACGAACTGATCGTCAACGGCAACAAGGTGGATGCGCTGAAGATCCGCCTTCCCGGCGGCAAGTCGCTGGAGGGCAAGGCCCTCGCGCAGTTCGAGGTGGAGCGCCAGCGCATCGACGATCTGCTCGGTCGCGGCGACGCGACACAGGTCGCCGAAACGCACTGA